The Actinomadura sp. WMMB 499 genome includes a window with the following:
- a CDS encoding MCE family protein, producing the protein MSERMRLRLLGTTLILVIVLLLALTVAFYNKAFTPVVHVKVAAERVGLQLLPHSDVKVRGLIVGEVRDTEVTDDGAILHLALEPDKAELIPRNVQARMLPKTLFGEKYVSLEIPAQAGERGLTEGMTIQQDRSRAAVEINKLLDDMLPLLQAVKPAELNATLNALATALQGRGDQLGQNLEQADALLQKINPELGTLVKDLHGLADVADVYNAAAPDLLQTLRNLNVTSRTITDKQRTIEGLIPAVTALSDDGNTFMRQNGPKIIGVNIANRDVLQLVAKYSPSLPCVLEGIMEAKPELERVGGGDGSKSYNLTIEIVKPRPAYTYPLDKPEARDHRNPRCYGIPNSKVPFPDYLALDGTQDDLWWKNPDPADAGAAGAAGNRGRAMSNVFVEPGAGDENETIKNIVAPLTRTPSSELSDMSALMFGPLLQGSVVTVE; encoded by the coding sequence GAACGTATGCGGCTGCGCCTGCTGGGCACGACGCTGATCCTGGTGATCGTCCTGCTGCTGGCGCTGACGGTGGCCTTCTACAACAAGGCGTTCACGCCGGTGGTGCACGTGAAGGTGGCCGCCGAGCGGGTGGGGCTGCAGCTGCTGCCGCATTCGGACGTCAAGGTGCGCGGGCTGATCGTCGGTGAGGTGCGCGACACCGAGGTGACCGACGACGGCGCGATCCTGCACCTGGCGCTCGAGCCGGACAAGGCGGAGCTGATCCCGCGGAACGTCCAGGCGCGGATGCTGCCGAAGACGCTGTTCGGCGAGAAGTACGTGTCGCTGGAGATCCCCGCGCAGGCGGGGGAGCGCGGCCTGACCGAGGGCATGACGATCCAGCAGGACCGCTCGCGCGCCGCCGTGGAGATCAACAAACTGCTGGACGACATGCTGCCGCTGCTGCAGGCGGTGAAGCCGGCGGAGCTGAACGCGACGCTGAACGCGCTGGCCACGGCGCTGCAGGGCCGCGGCGACCAGCTCGGGCAGAACCTGGAGCAGGCCGACGCGCTGCTGCAGAAGATCAACCCCGAGCTGGGGACGCTGGTCAAGGACCTGCACGGCCTGGCCGACGTCGCGGACGTCTACAACGCGGCGGCGCCCGACCTGCTGCAGACGCTGCGGAACCTGAACGTGACGAGCCGGACGATCACCGACAAGCAGCGGACGATCGAGGGGCTGATCCCCGCGGTGACGGCGCTGTCGGACGACGGGAACACGTTCATGCGGCAGAACGGCCCGAAGATCATCGGGGTGAACATCGCCAACCGGGACGTGCTCCAGCTGGTCGCGAAGTACTCGCCGTCGCTGCCGTGCGTGCTCGAGGGCATCATGGAGGCCAAGCCGGAGCTGGAGCGGGTCGGCGGCGGCGACGGCTCGAAGAGCTACAACCTCACGATCGAGATCGTGAAGCCGCGGCCGGCGTACACCTACCCGCTGGACAAGCCGGAGGCGCGAGACCACCGCAACCCGCGCTGCTACGGGATCCCGAACTCGAAGGTGCCGTTCCCCGACTACCTGGCGCTGGACGGCACGCAGGACGACCTGTGGTGGAAGAACCCGGACCCGGCGGACGCCGGCGCGGCCGGCGCCGCGGGGAACCGGGGCCGCGCGATGTCCAACGTGTTCGTCGAGCCCGGCGCGGGTGACGAGAACGAGACG